One region of Ahniella affigens genomic DNA includes:
- a CDS encoding sulfite exporter TauE/SafE family protein codes for MTSLTWSLLFALPIGAATGVLAGLFGIGGGLVMVTALVWLLPTLAVPPEHVMHVALASSLGAIVLTAASSARSHYRRGAILWPSLSRLVPGMLIGGVLGARMAGQLSTQWLQWGVIAFCFVAAWEMWRPKSTHAADDAGATPKHWQLVPGGFAIGIVSALVGIGGGSMTVPLLIHFGAKPVRAVGTSAACGLPIAVAAVIGFAWTKSSPNAAMPPHTIGFLHWPLALALGSTSILFAPYGARLAHKLPGNSLRRAFAGLLVVVALMTWYRTSMIA; via the coding sequence ATGACATCACTAACCTGGTCCCTTCTCTTCGCCTTGCCGATCGGTGCCGCTACGGGCGTGCTTGCGGGGCTGTTCGGGATCGGTGGCGGCTTGGTGATGGTGACTGCGCTTGTCTGGCTGCTGCCCACGCTGGCAGTGCCGCCGGAGCACGTCATGCATGTCGCGCTGGCGAGCTCGCTTGGCGCGATTGTGCTGACGGCCGCGTCTTCGGCGCGCTCCCATTATCGCCGCGGGGCGATTCTTTGGCCGAGTCTGTCTCGCCTGGTGCCCGGCATGCTCATCGGCGGCGTGCTGGGCGCGCGAATGGCCGGCCAACTCAGTACCCAATGGCTGCAATGGGGCGTGATCGCTTTCTGCTTTGTCGCCGCGTGGGAGATGTGGCGACCCAAATCGACGCACGCGGCAGATGACGCGGGCGCCACGCCGAAACATTGGCAACTGGTTCCGGGCGGGTTTGCGATTGGCATCGTGTCGGCGCTCGTCGGCATTGGTGGTGGCAGCATGACGGTACCGTTGCTGATCCATTTCGGCGCGAAGCCTGTGCGAGCGGTTGGAACGTCAGCGGCTTGCGGACTGCCGATTGCGGTTGCCGCGGTGATCGGGTTTGCGTGGACCAAATCCAGCCCCAATGCCGCAATGCCCCCGCACACAATCGGGTTTTTGCATTGGCCGTTGGCGCTCGCGTTGGGGTCGACGAGCATCCTGTTTGCGCCGTACGGTGCGCGTCTCGCACACAAGCTGCCGGGCAACTCACTCAGACGCGCGTTTGCCGGCCTGCTTGTCGTCGTTGCGCTGATGACGTGGTATCGGACCAGCATGATTGCCTGA
- a CDS encoding endonuclease/exonuclease/phosphatase family protein: protein MRLMTFNIQAGAYTGSYREYLTRSWQTVLPHKGKLRNLAGIAQLIEPCDFVAIQEADSASVRTGFRDQMEYLAEMAGFPFWSHQRNRNLGLAQPGSGLLSRFEPTSVIAHRLPGAIPGRGALEVHFGEDGQDLRLIVVHMALTAAGQLKQSRYLADLTADMKHVAILGDFNATPESDSLAPLFASKRLRSANTEPSFPSWNPSRNIDLVLLSAGLKVKHAEVYSVPISDHLPVQIDVEIPRSCAATLAGLNQT from the coding sequence ATGCGCCTGATGACCTTCAACATACAGGCGGGCGCTTACACGGGCAGTTATCGTGAATACCTGACCCGTAGCTGGCAGACTGTGCTGCCACATAAGGGGAAACTCCGTAATCTGGCCGGCATCGCGCAGTTGATCGAGCCCTGTGACTTTGTCGCGATTCAAGAGGCTGACAGCGCCAGTGTCCGTACGGGGTTTCGCGATCAGATGGAGTACTTGGCCGAGATGGCTGGCTTCCCATTCTGGAGTCATCAACGCAATCGCAATCTGGGTCTGGCGCAGCCTGGCAGCGGGCTCTTGTCCCGTTTCGAGCCGACCTCGGTGATCGCGCATCGTTTGCCTGGCGCAATTCCTGGCCGTGGCGCACTGGAGGTTCATTTCGGCGAAGACGGACAGGACCTCCGGCTGATCGTGGTGCACATGGCGTTGACGGCCGCCGGGCAACTGAAGCAATCACGTTATCTGGCTGATCTGACGGCAGACATGAAGCATGTCGCCATTCTGGGCGATTTCAACGCGACGCCCGAATCCGACTCGCTCGCGCCTTTATTTGCGAGCAAGCGGTTGCGTAGCGCGAACACTGAGCCGAGCTTTCCGAGCTGGAATCCGAGCCGGAATATTGACTTGGTGCTGTTGTCGGCCGGATTGAAAGTGAAGCACGCCGAAGTGTATTCGGTGCCAATCTCGGACCACTTGCCGGTTCAGATTGATGTCGAAATTCCCCGGTCCTGCGCGGCAACCCTTGCTGGACTGAATCAGACTTAG